The genomic interval ATCTTGTTAGACTAACAACGCGGCTTAggaagcgaagaacatatttccagtctttttccttgaatataaatcatattaggataGATTTGCATGCTTAGTAatagcagcatattaatttgaaaaactgaaatgttttcactgcagtcaatgtgataaaaatcaaaatttctttacactttccatataaggatacttatttgcataatatgcaaatgaggcagatttgctagcttttttaaataaagacattgaacttatttattcatcatgaacttttgttcaaattatttgctgtggacatttaatttgtaatctttggattattttccttattttctattttttttaatggctaatttgcataatatgcaaattaattttcaggcattggatgaattctcatgcttagtgatatggtagcatattaatgtcaacattaatgaaaggTTTTCAAGtagtctatatgagaaaaatcacaatatcttgacatgTTTTCCATCttaggatgcttatttgcataatatgcaaatgaggtagaattTTTTggcacttttgattaaaaacattgaattcagctatttatcatgaatttccattcaaattaaattgttttgggcatttaatttgtaatctttggattatttcccttctttttctaatttttcacggctaatttgcataatatgcaaatttaataaatttcctctgcttggatttcttgggacttttagtatgttgtttaggggaccttcctcaaaagaatttcagtgaaatatctcgtgttgcaattagtggtgggttacccccctattctggctagattgactggactattaTTTGATACGAGAGTGGCCACTTATAAGAAGGTAAAACGGGTCTTTCTAAGATGAAAGGAGCACAGATCGCAATGTGTAAGGGTAAGGGGGCATTATTTCTTTGGTAAAAAAATGGCAATTtattagtgcttcaaaaagtggggatCTGCACGTGCCTCTCTCTTCTTACAGCTTGTCGCTACATTATGATCCTGCTGGCCTTGGATAAAGTTGTCAAAGATATATTTGAAAGTGATTTGGACCAAATATTATCTAGATAATACTCTATTTTGTTTAGTTTACTGTGTTATGCAGGGTGGCCGATCCCGGGGTCATTCTACTATCGAATTGACGAGTCAAgggctgcggaacggttttcaaagtgtggggggggggggctgaccatgcaaaaaaatcacaatcatatggtcatttttacgtttttgtacacggttttggaaaaaaagaccccagcagccccccccccccccgcttccgcggcccctgtgagTGTCCCATTCAggtataattgaaaaaaaaattaagcataaaACATTTGTAAAATGAGCAAGGTCCATGCAATGAGTGAGATAGATGTTCACAATAATATTTGGAAGCCTGGAAGGGGTAACAACACGAGTCCCTTCCCGATGGCTAATCTTGACCCCCTGCAAACATTAAAGAACCGCGCCTGTTGCCCATTTGTTTCTGCAACTTAACATGATGGTTTATTTTATGACATTGTATAGgcataataaacatgataatcaTTTAATGTACGTCAAAAtgtttagtgttttttttttgtcttactTAACGCCATTTATTTCCTTATTGGTTTCTTTTTAAAagctcttttctctctctcttctgtaaCTTTCCCCTCACTATCCTGTAAAGCTCAGTCTTTTGATAAAGGtgtaggtctatatattttcatgaatataattgtgaatatcatgTTAAGCTATGCATGACGTACCCATTATTATATACGAACATTCTTTCATCTAAACATATTATTCAGAAAAGTTTTAGAAGGGCGGATATTATCATTTTGGTAATCGTCGAAACCTTGTTCCAATATGTTCACGTTTTCAGATCGTGGATTTCACTTTGTGGCGTGACGTCATAAAGAGAAGATGGCTACTTGTTAAGTGCAGATGAGGTAGGTAAACATTGAGTGTCATACGTGGCATGTCTTATGAGGGTGCTGAATAAATAAGCATAGCTCTGTCTGGAATCTGCAAATATGACAAATTGACTGACTTCAATCGCAAAACGCCGACAACTGCAGTCATTTTGTGCTTTCACATCGAAAGGATGCTGTCGATGGTCATGATTGTGGAGAAGGAAAAACGTCATTTTAAACCTTTGGGCTATTCATGCAGTAGTTCGAAGAACTCATGTTTGACTTTTGACATGTTTGGTTTAAGTTATTAACCAACGAAAGAGAGGTTCAACTCACGATCGACAGGAAAGTTCAAGAAAAAGTGCTGAAAATATCGATCGGATTTTATTGTTTGACAATCAACTTGGTGAAGGAATCATGATGAAAAGAGTGCGTTTGACTCAAGcgattttccctttcttccttggCGCCATATTTATGTACAGCGTACAAATTCTTTACAGTTATCCATCACTTGATAAATATTCCAGCTCTCGGGTGCGAGCCATCGAGGAAGGGTATGCGGACCGTATCCCGCGAGGATATGGATGGAAAAACCATGGAAGGTACAGACCATGGAATGATCATCCAAGGGACAAGGTGGTGGATTTTGGAGGAGCAAGACGGAAACGAAGTAAGTTTGAGCTGATGATAGACGAGGCGGAGCAACTCATGGCTCAAGTCACGGAGAAGAAAATGATTAGTGGCCAAAATATAGAAGAGAGCAAGGAAAACATGCAACATAATCTGAGAGACGATCATGCAGAGCGTCTCTTGGCTCAGGATGTCAACAAGGACAATGAGTTGGTCAGAGACCCAGAAACAAAAAGGAGCGAAAACCAACCTGGACTACGGAAGAACGAAGAGGAGCACCAGAAGATCCAGGTCGTCAAggagaaaaacattatttcagtaaaataCACAGAAACAAACGATagcaaaaataaattaaataatagTCAACATatattgaaagataaaaggaaTATTCAACATATACCACTGCAGAGAAACAAGACGAAACATCTTCCAGATGAGAGTGTCAAGGAGTTAGTTAGACACCCAGAAACGGCAGATAGTGAGAAGGATACCCATTCTTCccataaagataaaaatattgttatcTACAACAAAGATATCACTATACCCAAGCACGAACATTACGTGGATGAACCGGCTGATGCACATAAGTATGCTTACATACATAAACCAAACGTTTGTTCTAAGGTGGATGGTAGGAGGGTAAGGGTCTTGCTTATCTTCATGGTAACCACATCTCCTAAGAACTTGGAGAGAAGGATGATGATTCGTGATACGTACGGAAATAGGCGCAGATGGCCCGCTCTCTCATCTGGGGTATTTCGGACTGTTTTTCTTTTAGGCGCGGTTGAGAACAAAACCATACAAAACAGCATCCACAAAGAGTCAGAAACCTACAGGGATATCATCCAGGAGGACTTCCTGGACAGCTACGCGAACCTGACCTTGAAGACAGTCATGGGACTGAAGTGGGTAGCGAACCATTGCAGGCATGCCAAGTATACCATGAAGATAGACGACGATTCAATGATTCACCAAGCACGACTGCTTGGGCTGCTAAAGAATGCCACTTCCGTGAAGTTCACTGCTGCAGAATCACTGATGAACGCCCCAGTGCTGCGTAACACGAGCAGCAAGTACTACATCTCTGAGACCTACTACCCTGCGCCAACATATCCTCCTTATTTGAACGGACCTGGGTATCTGATATCGACGGACCTTACCGAAGGAATATACAAAGTTGCTATCAAAACGCCTTTGTTTCCTTGGGAAGACGTTTTCTTGGGGATTTGCTTGAAGCGCCTCGGGGTTACGCCCAGACACATTCCTAATTTCATGTACATCGTAGCCAGATCTAGAGAGCTACGGAACAAGAAAAGAGCAGTAAACCTGTTTAAAAGCCACACTGTGGTTTCGAACCTGCGACCTACAGATATGATGCTCATGTGGACCACTACCCGAATAAGGATAAAAGgcaatataaaaaacaacaataatttgATAAAATCCTGATTTTCCAGTACGTTTGTATCATTTTGTATTCGGCCTTTTCAATTGGCAAGTCTTTCTCTCTAATAACACATAATATATAGCTTGTCGTATTTAAATGTGATTTAACTTATTCTTTTATTAAAACTTCTGTTCATAAAATTCGATGATATTGGTAAAACACAAAACATTTACTGTTGTCAGTTAACTTAGGAACCCACTCCCCTTTACGTTGAAATTAAGCAACCTGTGTTCGATTCATAATAACGTACTTTTAGAGATGTTACCGCATGCACGTTAATGGatgaatataaaacaatatGACACAATTACGATCATTCCAgtgattttaaaaagaaagaaaataaacaaaatgtcaGTATTATcgttatgtttgttttgaactctcaatgtttattatttgttatatgtatatttttcttaatgtcaAAGAATTTATCATGGCCCAATCACCTTAGATATTGttttgtaattgtgtttttaaTTATGGCTAACTGTGACTAATTCACTGACTAAATTTAAACCGATttgatgcaaggatttcagcatttttaaaaacaatattattcagtgaaaatcaccaccTGTCTTACGCAATGTTGCCCAGTAGTTGCATGATAATTTTGAATCAGTTTCTGTAACACAACACATGCATTTCTCATAGTATGACTGTCAATGGATTTATGTAGTTGCAACAAGGAAATGTGATTGAAAGCTCATCAGTTGCAAACTGTACGTTGTGTTAAAAAGGCAGGGTCGACCGTCTCGTATAACCCCTTTTCAAGAAGACATAGTGAAAGAATTAGAAAAAGTAGCAAGAAAAGGTAAGAGATGAGAAAGCAGAGTATAAAAGAAAGGTATTGGTCTTGCAATTCTTTTACCCCTGTGATTGTTCgctcagccccctccccccaagaAAATAAACTGATGAAGACTTTTGTAATGATTTCTCgattttttctccatttattgaaattaacttTATGTTGGTGTAGACgttgtttttcatcaatgttTCTCAAGACACATCtgtgaaaataagaagaaaagagaatatAACAATGTAGAAAAAGAGAATAtaacattgaagaaaaaaagaatataaaaaatgtagaCGATTGTATACACacttgaaatttcaattttctatgTACTGTATATCTACATCACTACATGAAAAGGTCCCCAGGTATTTTTTTCCAGGTCATATAGTCATGATTTGCATGTCACGTAGCTATGTCTCTCTTTTGCAATATTGTCCATTATACCGAACAAAAAGTGgcttcaaaatgtcattttactGATCAAAAGGGGAGAACATCGTTTTGTTTGAGCTTTGTCAACAATATacaatcacttttttattccGGTGTAGAATTGAAGTAGCTGACTTGCCGACTGTCTCTATTAGTCTATTGTATTTCTGACCGCCTTACATACGTTACGTAATTATTAGTTTGCACTTCAGAAAAAGAATATCAAAAGTTAGGGAAAATTTAGCATcacaaccaaatattttgttctttgtCCACAACTGGCAATCCCACACACGAACGTTTTTAGCCTTCCATAATTGATAATTGAATTTGGAGAATCTCACTTTAATGACGCAATGAAGtgattttaaaggacaagtccaccccaacaaaaagttaatttgaaaaaaggagaaaaatccaaaagctaaacactgaaaatttcatcaaaatcggatgtaaaataagaaagttatgacagttaaaagtttcgcttaattttatcaaacagttatatgcacatcctggtcggtatgcaaatttgcaaactgatgacgtcacccactcactatttcttttgtattttattatatgaaatatgaaatattctaattttctcctccttgtcaagtgaaacaaagttttatttctccctgaacatgtggaattaccatcattttaagagtttatggttaagtaaagttggtccttattgtcaaatcaacaaaagaaaattgaaaatgtcataactttcttattttacatccgatttcgatgaaatttgcagcgttatatttgtttgatttttccttatcgattcaaatcaacaattttcttgggtggacttgacctttaataacaaATATACTAGTATATGTTTTCGTGGCTGCCCGTTCTATATATAATGCAGATCTAATGTCAAAAGGTATCTTCAGGCTCAAAATCATAATTAATTTATACTGAAAGCCGTAAAATATTCAGGttaaattataataaaagataaaaatagtATATTCAAAACGTATACATATTACATGTAAAGGTCTTATAGTTCACGGAATATGATTATTGCACTggtaaaataataagaaaaattcGCCCAAGTGGAAAAGTCAAATAattttgaaaggaaaaaaaatagattaaattATACACGGAAAAAATACTTACTGCTTTCTTGAAAGGAGAATTTTTCAATATgaaatcaaagtttgtgatagattattAAAAGATATTCCGAAAATATTACATTTCACCGTTTGCTTCTATACCATTTTTTGGGTTGTAAaatttgtttgcctttttttttttgggggggggggcaattgcaCTCAGGGCCCTCATcttgtgcgtgtgtgtgtatatatacttTAATACTGTAATAATATGCGATAAAGCGCTTTGAGCCGCTGtggaaaaagcgctatataaaaattagctattattatacattttacatttaaaaatacattattttgtgAGTGTGTAAGCCTAAAATGCTCTGCTgcttttttttggaaaataatattaatagtgAGCGGAGTGAGCATGGAAAAAACAATTCTTGCTTGGTTTTATTGTATTATGCATAATGATGAttctaataacaataataatgaatatcgTTATAATAATGTCATTagaattctttttattttttacttgaaACTGGGGAGGGGGTATTTTAATATACGCTAGAAAGTTTGCATGGGGGATGAATCTCCCATATTCCCAGCGATTTCCACCCCCTGCCTAAATATACACGTGCATTATTGTGTACTCTCCATGAACATGCAAAGAATACTGAACTAGAGCCGGCCAGGCAGGAGGGTATGAAGGCGACAAGTGAAGATAAATGGCACGTCGAGTTGAGCATCCAATGGTTAAGAAAATTACCCAGGACAACCAGGGACATGTTAAGAAATCTACTTTAAAACCCATGTGACTGACGAGCCTACGACAAGATATGTGTTTTAAACAGGTATTTCAACaatacagattttcatttgGCAACAGTTTCTCAGACTAACAAGATAAAGTAAAATTCTAACTTGTCTAGTGGACATaatcataggcggcggaagcggggggggggggggggcggggggacgtgtcccccctaaataTGAGGTAGGGGTcgacccccctaatttttttgttgacaacctttttttttttttttttgcttgtcaaaaattttcggTGGTCCGGTCCCCCCTATAATTTTTGGCTTCCACCGCCAATGGACATAACGGGTTACCAGCGAACAGAAATAACCATAATTCAAGTAGTGTCAAGTTAATTATCTCACATTCAAGCAAGAACACGcataaattattatataacattGTGTTAATAATTATACATCTTTCATGAGTGAGCTCTAAAATAGCTAAATCGTAGGGAAATGCAGAAATAAGGCTCATTTGTTTAAGTAGTTATAAAattgtatatgtatttttattcacgATTCTTTTATATTATGTTGGCATGAGAATATCGCAAGGGCCTCCCTTTTGTATCCATAactaatttgaaattttcaaaagaaactgatccaAAACTGCTTCCATAGACAAATTGTAAGTATACTGATATTTCGCTTAGGCTTTGCAGAAGCCAACCGGCTCCGAAGGGTTAACATCGGCACGCCACATGGAATCTCAAACCCCTGTTGAAAACTTTATCAATGATTGGGATGCTTTTGTATTCCTGTAGATTTTCAAATGCATTGTACTTAAGTTCTCTATATACCTTAACACATCCCCGTGAAAACGAATCAGAATGTGCCTCTGTCCAAGCatggataggtccatggtccAAGTAACTATTCAAACAGCTGAAAGTACGCCATCTACGCTCAAATCATAGACAGACGATCTTGATCATCGAATTCGATGGtcattaaggggggggggggtaatcttaAGGAAAACTAATTAGTTCGCAGTGTTTACAACCCTCCTCTCTCTTCCACTCACTTTCTCCTAAATTGAGGTCATCTT from Lytechinus pictus isolate F3 Inbred chromosome 2, Lp3.0, whole genome shotgun sequence carries:
- the LOC129270379 gene encoding N-acetyllactosaminide beta-1,3-N-acetylglucosaminyltransferase 4-like; protein product: MMKRVRLTQAIFPFFLGAIFMYSVQILYSYPSLDKYSSSRVRAIEEGYADRIPRGYGWKNHGRYRPWNDHPRDKVVDFGGARRKRSKFELMIDEAEQLMAQVTEKKMISGQNIEESKENMQHNLRDDHAERLLAQDVNKDNELVRDPETKRSENQPGLRKNEEEHQKIQVVKEKNIISVKYTETNDSKNKLNNSQHILKDKRNIQHIPLQRNKTKHLPDESVKELVRHPETADSEKDTHSSHKDKNIVIYNKDITIPKHEHYVDEPADAHKYAYIHKPNVCSKVDGRRVRVLLIFMVTTSPKNLERRMMIRDTYGNRRRWPALSSGVFRTVFLLGAVENKTIQNSIHKESETYRDIIQEDFLDSYANLTLKTVMGLKWVANHCRHAKYTMKIDDDSMIHQARLLGLLKNATSVKFTAAESLMNAPVLRNTSSKYYISETYYPAPTYPPYLNGPGYLISTDLTEGIYKVAIKTPLFPWEDVFLGICLKRLGVTPRHIPNFMYIVARSRELRNKKRAVNLFKSHTVVSNLRPTDMMLMWTTTRIRIKGNIKNNNNLIKS